One Methylobacterium oryzae DNA window includes the following coding sequences:
- a CDS encoding ArsA-related P-loop ATPase: MTDTTQSKVPAWYSPDEIQDIQRDLLGAAAKVLVLCLGGKGGVGKTTIALQVADLCAEVGPVLAIDTDPANRHFHTALMQETTPGSDNFVPRRPGITAIRQRLRAEDSTGRVDPTLCQDLIERVTEAAERLVVVDFPAGDTETTRRCTEIIVESCREANVRLAVVVAAGAVDPTALEVLRELRPMLIECDRAILAKNTAQATNFDYLESSDLVRSLRKQSNFRVIEIERIGERLIEALRVQNTTWQALANSAPMRLRVEGRRLRRNFHAAWRDALRP, translated from the coding sequence ATGACCGACACGACGCAGAGCAAGGTTCCGGCCTGGTACAGCCCGGACGAGATCCAGGACATCCAGCGCGATCTCCTGGGCGCCGCCGCGAAGGTTCTCGTGCTCTGCCTCGGCGGCAAGGGCGGCGTCGGCAAGACGACCATCGCCCTCCAGGTGGCCGATCTCTGCGCGGAGGTCGGTCCGGTGCTGGCGATCGACACCGACCCGGCCAACCGGCACTTCCACACGGCGCTCATGCAGGAGACCACGCCCGGCAGCGACAACTTCGTCCCGCGCCGTCCCGGTATCACCGCCATCCGGCAGCGGCTGCGCGCCGAGGACAGCACGGGCCGCGTCGACCCGACCCTGTGCCAGGACCTGATCGAGCGCGTGACCGAGGCGGCCGAGCGCCTCGTCGTGGTCGACTTCCCGGCCGGCGACACCGAGACGACCCGTCGGTGCACCGAGATCATCGTGGAGAGCTGCCGGGAGGCGAATGTCCGCCTCGCCGTGGTCGTCGCGGCCGGCGCGGTGGATCCCACAGCATTGGAGGTCCTGCGCGAGCTCCGGCCCATGCTGATCGAGTGCGACCGGGCGATCCTGGCGAAGAACACCGCCCAGGCGACCAATTTCGACTATCTCGAATCGTCCGACCTCGTGCGATCCCTGCGGAAGCAGTCGAACTTTCGCGTCATCGAGATCGAGCGGATCGGCGAGCGGCTGATCGAGGCCCTGCGGGTGCAGAACACGACCTGGCAGGCCTTGGCGAACAGCGCGCCGATGCGCCTGCGGGTCGAGGGCCGCCGCCTGCGGCGCAACTTTCACGCGGCGTGGCGGGATGCCCTCCGGCCGTGA
- the pbpC gene encoding penicillin-binding protein 1C, with product MPHDGSDPRASAPPRKRARGLRAALGATALGLGLLGAGTAALWRYADALPPLDLAAAESRSTVVLDRSGTLLRPFATADGRWRLPVTAEAVDPRYRAMLLAYEDRRFAAHPGIDPAAVLRAAGQWLTRGRIVSGASTLSMQVARLVEPRRERSLEAKLRQMVRAVALERRLGKAGLLDLYLALAPYGGPLEGVRAASVAYFGREPVRLTAAQAALLVALPQSPETRRPDRFPERARAARDRVLAVAVARGILTTAEAEAARAEPVPTTRKPFPMLAAHAAEEAVAADPGAATIRLAIDGRLQERLETLAAERAAAAGPDLSAAILVLDNRDGRVLAQVGSAGYLDPARRGAIDMTLAVRSPGSALKPFVYAMAFADGLAHPETLLEDRPARFSASYAPENFDLTFQGTVTARRALQLSLNVPAVELMDAVGPARFIARLRAAGAGIQLPREAAPGLPVALGGLGITVTDLARLYAGLARGGAVPDLLRRADGVAAESRHRVAEPVASWYVADILRGTPPPENALPNRIAYKTGTSYGYRDAWAAGFDRHATIVVWAGRPDGAAVPGLVGRTVAAPILFDAFARLGIEPEPVPQPRDALVVGTAGLPPPLRHLRREAAEAAGPALRIAYPPDGARIDLGLAVDRHGAAAGGPGLALKALGGVPPLTWLVDGQPVVQTPRRKAEWAPGGAGFARISVLDATGASDSVSVRLE from the coding sequence GTGCCGCACGACGGGTCGGATCCGCGCGCGTCGGCGCCTCCCCGGAAGCGGGCGAGGGGCCTGCGCGCGGCGCTCGGGGCGACGGCGCTCGGTCTCGGCCTCCTGGGGGCCGGCACTGCCGCGCTCTGGCGCTACGCCGACGCGCTACCGCCCCTCGACCTGGCCGCGGCCGAATCACGCTCGACGGTGGTGCTGGATCGGTCCGGCACGCTGCTGCGCCCCTTCGCGACCGCGGACGGGCGCTGGCGCCTGCCGGTCACCGCGGAGGCGGTCGATCCGCGCTACCGGGCGATGCTGCTCGCCTACGAGGATCGCCGCTTCGCCGCGCATCCCGGCATCGACCCGGCCGCGGTGCTGCGCGCCGCCGGCCAGTGGCTGACGCGCGGCCGCATCGTGTCCGGCGCCTCCACCCTGTCGATGCAGGTGGCGCGCCTCGTCGAGCCGCGGCGCGAGCGGTCGCTCGAGGCCAAGCTCCGCCAGATGGTGCGGGCGGTCGCGCTGGAGCGGCGCCTCGGCAAGGCCGGGCTGCTCGACCTCTACCTGGCGCTGGCCCCCTACGGCGGCCCGCTGGAGGGCGTGCGCGCGGCGAGCGTCGCGTATTTCGGGCGCGAGCCGGTCCGGCTGACCGCCGCGCAGGCGGCCCTGCTCGTCGCCCTGCCGCAATCGCCTGAGACCCGCCGTCCGGACAGGTTCCCCGAGCGCGCCCGCGCCGCCCGCGACCGGGTCCTGGCGGTGGCCGTCGCGCGGGGCATCCTCACGACGGCGGAGGCCGAGGCCGCCCGGGCCGAGCCGGTGCCGACGACGCGCAAGCCGTTCCCGATGCTCGCGGCGCACGCCGCCGAGGAGGCGGTGGCGGCCGATCCCGGTGCCGCCACGATCCGCCTCGCGATCGACGGGCGCCTGCAGGAGCGGCTGGAAACCCTGGCGGCCGAGCGCGCCGCCGCCGCCGGCCCGGACCTCTCGGCCGCGATCCTCGTCCTCGACAACCGCGACGGCCGGGTGCTCGCTCAGGTCGGCAGCGCCGGCTACTTGGACCCCGCCCGGCGCGGCGCCATCGACATGACCCTGGCGGTGCGCTCGCCCGGCTCCGCGCTGAAGCCCTTCGTCTACGCCATGGCCTTCGCGGACGGTCTCGCGCATCCCGAGACCCTGCTGGAGGATCGCCCGGCGCGCTTCTCGGCGAGCTACGCGCCGGAGAATTTCGACCTGACCTTCCAGGGCACGGTCACGGCCCGGCGGGCCCTGCAGCTCTCGCTGAACGTGCCGGCGGTCGAGCTGATGGACGCGGTCGGTCCCGCCCGCTTCATCGCCCGGCTGCGCGCCGCCGGGGCCGGGATCCAGCTCCCGCGGGAGGCGGCCCCGGGGCTGCCGGTCGCGCTGGGCGGCCTCGGCATCACGGTCACCGACCTCGCCCGGCTCTACGCGGGGCTCGCCCGCGGCGGCGCGGTTCCGGACCTGCTGCGCCGCGCCGACGGGGTCGCGGCCGAATCCCGGCACCGCGTCGCCGAGCCCGTGGCGTCTTGGTACGTCGCCGACATCCTGCGCGGGACACCGCCACCGGAGAACGCACTGCCGAACCGCATCGCCTACAAGACCGGCACCTCCTACGGGTACCGCGACGCCTGGGCCGCCGGCTTCGACCGCCACGCGACGATCGTCGTCTGGGCCGGGCGCCCGGACGGCGCCGCGGTGCCGGGGCTCGTGGGCCGCACCGTCGCGGCGCCGATCCTGTTCGACGCCTTCGCGCGCCTCGGGATCGAGCCCGAGCCGGTCCCCCAGCCGCGGGACGCGCTGGTGGTCGGGACGGCGGGCCTGCCGCCGCCGCTGCGGCACCTGCGGCGCGAGGCGGCCGAGGCGGCGGGACCGGCGCTGCGGATCGCCTATCCGCCGGACGGGGCGCGGATCGATCTCGGCCTCGCGGTGGACCGGCACGGCGCCGCGGCGGGCGGCCCGGGTCTCGCCCTCAAGGCCCTGGGCGGCGTGCCGCCGCTCACCTGGCTGGTCGACGGTCAGCCGGTCGTGCAGACGCCGCGGCGGAAGGCCGAGTGGGCCCCGGGGGGCGCGGGCTTCGCGCGGATCTCGGTCCTGGACGCGACCGGCGCCAGCGACAGCGTGTCCGTCCGCCTCGAGTGA
- a CDS encoding acyl-[ACP]--phospholipid O-acyltransferase: MFRTLMSARRFAPLFWCQFFSAFNDNFLKNALAFLILFGIGGQADAHAGVLVTLASAVFIGPFFILSGLGGQWADRYDKALMARRLKFAEIFAAGTAVLGFLLHSIPVLFVALGLFGTIAALFGPIKYGILPDHLRREELPAGNALVEAATFLAILLGTIAAGAASAMGGSGLVFGVLVMGFAVLCWLSARMIPATGEGAPDLRVDPNVARSTYALLRDLWADTRLWRGSLTVSWFWLVGVVVLSLLPVLVRGAFNGTETVITLLLALFSIGIAVGSGLASWLASGRIVLLPTPVGAVLMGLFGLDLAWTVGHLPAPPAEPIGPLGFLQTGHGLRTGIDFLGLAISGGLYIVPSFAAVQAWAEKAMRARIIGAVNVMTAAFMVAGTLALAALQGAGLTIASLLAVVAVLNLIVGALVFATLPTSPFRDFLSILFRAFYRLEVRGFDNLAAAGPNAIIALNHVSFLDAPLALSLLEQEPVFAIDSGIAQRWWVRPFLRITKAMPLDPTRPLATRTLINAVKSGETLIIFPEGRLTVTGSLMKVYDGAGLIADKSGAMVVPVKLDGLERTVFSRLSRGQVRRRWWPKVTVTVMPPVRLTVDPALKGKARRQAAGAALYGIMSDLVFRTADIDRGLMAALIEAGERHGWGRNALEDPVGGRLSYSRLVMGANILGRKLMPLAPVGGRIGVMLPNANGAAVTLFALASAGRVPAMINFSAGPANVLSACRAAEVSKILTSRAFIEKGRLGSLVEAIRGSVELIYLEDVRAGITTGDKIRGLLAPRRPLVARAGEDPGAVLFTSGSEGTPKGVVLANRCMLANVAQVAARIDFGPMDKVFNVLPVFHAFGLTAGLVLPLVSGVPVYLYPSPLHYRIVPELIYGSNSTVLFGTDTFLTGYARSAHSYDLRSLRYVVAGAEAVKETTRKTWAEKFGLRILEGYGVTECGPVVALNTPMFNRFGTVGRILPGIETRLEPVPGIDEGGRLSLRGPNIMLGYLRAEKPGVLEPPPGGWHDTGDIVAIDPMGFVTIKGRAKRFAKIAGEMVSLAGIETLAAELWPDRPSAVAAVPDARKGERLILFTQEKGATRAAYQSFAKGRGASDVAIPAEVVVLDAIPMLGTGKVDQVAVTKLALERAKENAAA, from the coding sequence ATGTTCCGTACCCTGATGTCTGCGCGGCGCTTCGCGCCGCTGTTCTGGTGCCAGTTCTTCTCGGCGTTCAACGACAATTTCCTGAAGAACGCGCTCGCCTTCCTGATCCTGTTCGGGATCGGCGGCCAGGCGGACGCCCATGCCGGCGTCCTTGTGACGCTCGCGAGCGCCGTGTTCATCGGGCCGTTCTTCATCCTGTCGGGTCTCGGCGGCCAGTGGGCCGACCGCTACGACAAGGCGCTGATGGCGCGGCGGCTCAAGTTCGCCGAGATCTTCGCGGCCGGCACCGCCGTGCTCGGCTTCCTCCTGCACTCGATCCCGGTTCTGTTCGTGGCGCTCGGCCTGTTCGGCACGATCGCGGCGCTGTTCGGCCCGATCAAGTACGGGATCCTGCCAGACCATCTCCGGCGCGAGGAGCTGCCCGCCGGCAACGCCCTCGTGGAGGCGGCGACCTTCCTGGCGATCCTGCTCGGCACGATCGCGGCCGGCGCGGCCTCGGCGATGGGCGGCTCGGGACTCGTGTTCGGCGTCCTGGTGATGGGCTTCGCCGTCCTGTGCTGGCTCTCGGCCCGGATGATCCCGGCGACCGGCGAGGGCGCCCCGGACCTGCGCGTCGACCCGAACGTCGCCCGCTCGACCTACGCGCTGCTGCGCGACCTCTGGGCCGACACGCGGCTGTGGCGCGGCTCGCTCACGGTGAGCTGGTTCTGGCTGGTCGGCGTGGTGGTGCTGTCGCTGCTGCCGGTACTGGTGCGCGGCGCCTTCAACGGCACCGAGACGGTGATCACGCTGCTGCTGGCGCTGTTCTCGATCGGCATCGCGGTCGGCTCCGGCCTCGCCTCGTGGCTCGCCAGCGGCCGGATCGTGCTGCTGCCGACGCCGGTCGGCGCGGTGCTGATGGGCCTGTTCGGCCTCGACCTCGCCTGGACGGTCGGCCACCTGCCGGCGCCGCCCGCGGAGCCGATCGGCCCCCTCGGCTTCCTGCAGACCGGCCACGGCCTGCGCACCGGGATCGACTTCCTCGGTCTCGCGATCTCCGGCGGCCTCTACATCGTCCCGTCCTTCGCGGCCGTGCAGGCCTGGGCCGAGAAGGCGATGCGCGCCCGGATCATCGGCGCGGTCAACGTCATGACGGCAGCCTTCATGGTCGCCGGCACCCTGGCGCTCGCGGCGCTGCAGGGCGCGGGCCTCACGATCGCGAGCCTCCTCGCGGTGGTGGCGGTGCTGAACCTGATCGTCGGCGCGCTCGTGTTCGCGACCCTGCCGACGAGCCCGTTCCGCGATTTCCTGTCGATCCTGTTCCGGGCCTTCTACCGGCTGGAGGTCCGAGGCTTCGACAACCTCGCGGCGGCCGGCCCGAACGCCATCATCGCCCTCAACCACGTCTCGTTCCTCGACGCGCCGCTCGCGCTGTCGCTCCTCGAGCAGGAGCCGGTCTTCGCCATCGATAGCGGGATCGCGCAGCGCTGGTGGGTGCGCCCGTTCCTGCGCATCACCAAGGCGATGCCGCTCGACCCGACCCGGCCGCTCGCCACCCGGACGCTGATCAACGCGGTCAAGAGCGGCGAGACCCTGATCATCTTCCCCGAGGGCCGGCTCACGGTCACCGGCAGCCTGATGAAGGTCTACGACGGCGCCGGGCTGATCGCCGACAAGTCGGGCGCGATGGTCGTCCCGGTGAAGCTCGACGGCCTGGAGCGCACCGTCTTCTCGCGGCTGTCGCGCGGGCAGGTGCGCCGCCGCTGGTGGCCCAAGGTGACCGTGACGGTGATGCCGCCGGTGCGGCTGACCGTGGACCCCGCGCTCAAGGGCAAGGCGCGGCGGCAGGCGGCGGGCGCCGCCCTCTACGGGATCATGTCGGACCTCGTGTTCCGCACCGCCGATATCGACCGCGGCCTGATGGCGGCGCTGATCGAGGCGGGCGAGCGCCACGGCTGGGGCCGCAACGCCCTGGAGGATCCGGTCGGCGGCCGCCTCAGCTACAGCCGGCTCGTGATGGGCGCCAACATCCTCGGCCGCAAGCTGATGCCGCTGGCGCCCGTGGGCGGCCGGATCGGCGTCATGCTGCCGAACGCCAACGGCGCCGCGGTGACGCTGTTCGCCCTCGCCTCCGCGGGCCGGGTGCCGGCGATGATCAATTTCTCCGCTGGCCCCGCCAACGTGCTCTCGGCCTGCCGGGCCGCGGAGGTCAGCAAGATCCTGACCTCCCGGGCCTTCATCGAGAAGGGGCGGCTGGGGTCGCTCGTGGAGGCGATCCGCGGCTCGGTCGAGTTGATCTACCTGGAGGACGTGCGGGCCGGCATCACGACGGGGGACAAGATCCGCGGCCTCCTGGCGCCGCGCCGCCCCCTGGTGGCGCGCGCCGGCGAGGATCCGGGGGCGGTGCTGTTCACCTCGGGCAGCGAGGGCACGCCGAAGGGCGTGGTGCTCGCCAACCGCTGCATGCTCGCCAACGTGGCGCAGGTGGCGGCCCGGATCGATTTCGGCCCGATGGACAAGGTGTTCAACGTCCTGCCGGTGTTCCACGCCTTCGGGCTCACCGCCGGGCTGGTCCTGCCCCTGGTCTCGGGGGTGCCGGTCTACCTCTATCCGTCGCCGCTGCACTACCGGATCGTGCCGGAGCTGATCTACGGCTCGAACAGCACCGTCCTGTTCGGGACCGACACGTTCCTCACGGGCTACGCCCGGTCGGCCCATTCCTACGACCTGCGCTCCCTGCGCTACGTCGTGGCCGGCGCCGAGGCCGTGAAGGAGACCACCCGGAAGACCTGGGCGGAGAAGTTCGGGCTGCGCATCCTGGAGGGCTACGGCGTCACCGAGTGCGGGCCGGTTGTCGCCCTCAACACGCCGATGTTCAACCGGTTCGGCACGGTCGGGCGGATCCTGCCCGGCATCGAGACCCGCCTCGAGCCGGTGCCGGGGATCGACGAGGGCGGCCGCCTGTCCCTGCGCGGGCCGAACATCATGCTGGGCTACCTGCGCGCCGAGAAGCCCGGCGTGCTGGAGCCGCCGCCGGGCGGCTGGCACGACACCGGCGACATCGTGGCGATCGACCCGATGGGCTTCGTCACCATCAAGGGTCGGGCCAAGCGCTTCGCGAAGATCGCCGGCGAGATGGTGTCGCTCGCCGGCATCGAGACGCTGGCCGCCGAACTGTGGCCCGACCGTCCGAGCGCGGTGGCGGCGGTGCCGGACGCCCGCAAGGGCGAGCGGCTGATCCTGTTCACGCAGGAGAAGGGCGCGACCCGGGCCGCCTACCAGAGCTTCGCCAAGGGCCGCGGCGCCTCCGACGTCGCGATCCCCGCCGAGGTGGTGGTGCTGGACGCGATCCCGATGCTCGGCACCGGCAAGGTCGACCAAGTGGCCGTCACGAAGCTCGCGCTGGAGCGGGCGAAGGAGAACGCGGCGGCCTGA
- a CDS encoding SDR family oxidoreductase → MARVAVVTGGTAGIGLATAHEFAARGWSVAVIARDPGRLSAAERALAAYGQPVLAIGADVADPEAVDAAAERVERELGPIRAWVNNAMSTVVNPADRITPDEYRRVTETTYLSQVYGTLAALRYMKRRDRGAIIQVSSGLAIRAAPLQAPYCAAKFAVSGFTDALRCELLHDRVNVSLSVIYLPAVNTPQFNWARNRTGHRQYAPDPVFDPRLCADAILYAVEHPRREVWVGRSSVMMAAAQALAPALADRKAASMWSAQLSDETIPEMAGNLEAPVPGPAGIDGRFSGRTKASRAEFVTSRTRDVVVGGLVGLALVGLAGTVHAARSARRLPGRT, encoded by the coding sequence ATGGCACGGGTTGCGGTCGTTACGGGGGGCACGGCCGGAATCGGGCTCGCCACCGCGCATGAATTCGCCGCGCGCGGCTGGTCGGTCGCAGTGATCGCGCGGGATCCCGGCCGTCTCTCCGCGGCCGAGCGGGCGCTCGCCGCCTACGGCCAGCCGGTGCTGGCGATCGGCGCCGACGTCGCCGACCCGGAGGCCGTGGACGCGGCCGCCGAGCGGGTCGAGCGCGAGCTCGGCCCGATCCGCGCGTGGGTGAACAATGCCATGTCGACGGTGGTGAACCCGGCCGACCGAATCACCCCGGACGAGTACCGGCGGGTGACCGAGACCACCTATCTCAGCCAGGTCTACGGGACGCTCGCCGCCCTGCGTTACATGAAGCGGCGCGACCGCGGCGCGATCATCCAGGTCTCGTCGGGCCTCGCGATCCGGGCGGCGCCCCTGCAGGCGCCCTACTGCGCGGCCAAGTTCGCGGTCTCGGGCTTCACCGACGCCCTGCGCTGCGAGCTGCTGCACGACCGGGTCAATGTCAGCCTCAGCGTGATCTACCTGCCGGCGGTCAACACGCCGCAGTTCAACTGGGCGCGCAACCGCACCGGCCACCGCCAGTACGCGCCGGACCCGGTCTTCGACCCGCGGCTCTGCGCCGACGCGATCCTGTACGCGGTCGAGCACCCGCGCCGGGAGGTCTGGGTCGGCCGGTCCTCGGTGATGATGGCGGCCGCCCAGGCGCTGGCGCCGGCGCTCGCCGACCGCAAGGCCGCCTCCATGTGGTCGGCCCAGCTCTCCGACGAGACCATCCCCGAGATGGCGGGCAATCTCGAGGCCCCCGTGCCCGGCCCGGCCGGGATCGACGGGCGCTTCTCCGGTCGGACCAAGGCGAGCCGCGCCGAGTTCGTCACGAGCCGCACCCGCGACGTCGTGGTCGGCGGCCTCGTCGGCTTGGCCCTCGTCGGCCTCGCCGGCACCGTCCACGCCGCCCGGTCGGCGCGCCGCCTGCCCGGGCGGACCTGA